The nucleotide window TGCCATTGTAGCGCGGGGGTTTATCCCCCGCGCACTACCGGCGCGAGGGACAAGCCCTCGCGCTACGAAAAATAGCGCGGCAGGTGGGAGGCACCCGCCGCGCAACAAAGAATCGCCCTACTCCTTGGGCTTTGGCGGCGGCTTTGGAGGAGAAACGGGCGCATCGGGCGGAGAAAAGCTGAACTCGGCTATCCTTCCGGGTTCAGGAGCCTTGCTTTCCGGCGAAGGCTCAGTCGATGGAGCAGGTTGCACGGGTGCCTCTGGCGGCGAAAAAGCCTTCTCCACCAACGGTTTGCCATCCTTCCCGGGCGGCGGCGATGTTTTCTCACTCATGGGGTTTCCTTTCCTGGCAAATTAGAGCCGGCAAACAACGCCAGCAGTATCACCCCTACAACAAAACTAACCATCGACACCAGATTAAGCTTAATCACAGCTTTTTGCCAAATGTTTTTCTGGTCGCGCGCCCTGCAAACCCTCATGAAGTCCGCGTCAATTATCTTGCGCTGCCTCCTCATTCCTGCCTGACTGCAAAGAAAGGACGTGAGAATGAAAAGCAGGGATGAGCCGAATCCTGCCCAAGCGGCAAAGAGAAGCCATTCGTTAATGGGGCTTGGGGCAATGTTTTTCAGAAAGGTTATTGAGAGCGCCAGAGCGCCCGCAGAGAGCGTGATCATCGCCTTGTCGAAACCGCGCGCAGCCTCGCGCTCCGCATCTATGAGAACATTACGTTCGGCGTGATAGGCCTCTTTGTCCATCCAGCCGTTTTCTTCGGACACGGCAACACCCTCTCAACCCAGGCTTTCCTCGACAATGCGGATTTCCCCTGCCGTAAGGTTGTACAGCCCATACACGAGTTTGTCAAGTTTGCGGTCCGTGGCATCAATTAGTCGTTCAATTCGCGACCGCGCCTCCACGCTCCGCGCCTTCGCCAACCGCGTGTTCAAATCCAGCATGCGCTCCACCAGGGCCACCATCCGGTCGCATATCTCGGTGGAAACTGGGTCCCCAGGGTCAACCTCCAGCAAAGGCAGACTCGCCAACTCATCCCTTTGAACGTGAAGAGTTGGAAAAGAAGTCTCGTAGTAGAATCGCATAAGACGCGAATTCAGCAGACCCAAGACCATCTTCAAGCGTCGTTCGGATTTCGCGGGGTCAGAGACAATGAGTACGTCTTTGACATAATAGCCTTCGCAGTCCAAAGTCGCCTGGAGGCCAGCACCGGTGTCCCTCACCAGAACTTTCTGCTGCTCAAAACGCTCCGATGATCCTGGCCGAGCCGTTCGGCGGTGCGCAGTCATTTCTTCGGGTACATACCAAACGTATTCTCCCTCAAACTCGATACTATACCTGTGGACATTCTCCCCCCGCAAAAGCGGTTTATGCCGAGCGGTTCGTTTAGAACGAGTCAGGAATTTCGAGTCGTCGCCGGTCTTAAGCCCGAAAGAAATATCCACACCTTCACCAAGGCAACGCCCCATCCTTTTAATCTTGTGTTTCACGCGCTCTGCGAGTTCGTCCATGGAAACATCGAATATGCACTTGTAGGTACTGGCAAAAGCCTCCTGCGGCACTGTTCTGAATGCGACCTCGCAAATGTTGGCGCCCGGTTCGCTCCTCGCAACCTCAATGGCGTTATCCGAAGCGCGGGCTCTCGACAAAACAAGGATGCACGTGAGCACATTGGCCCGAGGAAAAACGAATCCTGTGAAATCAAGGATCTTCATCACGGTGGTACTATCGAGCAGGTGGCGCCTCATCTTCTCAAAACTGTCGAGCCGCAACCATCCGTCCGAAACGATAAATCCGAGAAGGCCTCCACTCCGGAGTAGCGAAATCCCCCGCTCAATGAAGCAGCAGTAGATGTCAGCCTTCTTTACAAACGTGCTGTAATGCCCCCAGAAGTAAGCCTTGGCGGCAGGGGCCAGATTGTGAGGTCTGACATACGGCGGATTCCCGATCACCGCGTCGAACCCCCGCCGCCTCTTCGGAACCTTCGGACCGAGAATCTGCGGAAACTCCCTCTCCCAATCGAACGCGTTCACGCGCTCCACTTCCCCTTCCTCAAAGAGGTCCATTTGCCGGTCGCGAGGTCCGGCAGGGCCCGCTCCTCGTGAAAGAGGCGCATCTGACGCTCCAGAGTGTCCTGGTTCTCCCCTTCCAGGACCTTCAAGAGCAGGCTCAGTTTCGTCACCTCCACCGCCTGCCCGTCAATGTCCACCCCGAAGAT belongs to Planctomycetota bacterium and includes:
- a CDS encoding Eco57I restriction-modification methylase domain-containing protein, with protein sequence MERVNAFDWEREFPQILGPKVPKRRRGFDAVIGNPPYVRPHNLAPAAKAYFWGHYSTFVKKADIYCCFIERGISLLRSGGLLGFIVSDGWLRLDSFEKMRRHLLDSTTVMKILDFTGFVFPRANVLTCILVLSRARASDNAIEVARSEPGANICEVAFRTVPQEAFASTYKCIFDVSMDELAERVKHKIKRMGRCLGEGVDISFGLKTGDDSKFLTRSKRTARHKPLLRGENVHRYSIEFEGEYVWYVPEEMTAHRRTARPGSSERFEQQKVLVRDTGAGLQATLDCEGYYVKDVLIVSDPAKSERRLKMVLGLLNSRLMRFYYETSFPTLHVQRDELASLPLLEVDPGDPVSTEICDRMVALVERMLDLNTRLAKARSVEARSRIERLIDATDRKLDKLVYGLYNLTAGEIRIVEESLG